A single window of Onychomys torridus chromosome 8, mOncTor1.1, whole genome shotgun sequence DNA harbors:
- the Krt13 gene encoding keratin, type I cytoskeletal 13, translated as MSCRFQSSSTSYGGGFGAGSCQLGGGRKISTCSSRFVTGGSAGGYGGGMSCGFGGGAGSGFGGGFGGSYGGCFGGGFGGGFGDFGGGDGGLISGNEKITMQNLNDRLANYLEKVRALEAANADLEVKIRDWHMKQSPASPERDYSAYYKTIEELRNKILEATTDNNRVILEIDNARLAADDFRLKYENELTLRQSVEADINGLRRVLDELTLSKTDLEMQIESLNEELVYMKKNHEEEMKEFSNQVVGQVNVEMDATPGIDLTRVLAEMREQYEALAEKNRRDAEEWFQRQSAELNKEVSSSAAMIQTSKTEITELRRTLQGLEIELQSQLSMKAGLESTLAETECRYALQLQQIQGLISSIETQLSDLRSEMECQNQEYKMLLDIKTRLEQEIATYRSLLEGQDAKMTGFSNGNGTASSSNASVSPSTSGRLDFRKY; from the exons ATGAGCTGTCGCTTTCAGAGTTCCTCCACCAGCTATGGAGGTGGATTCGGGGCCGGTTCTTGCCAGCTTGGAGGAGGCCGGAAAATCTCTACCTGCTCTTCCCGGTTTGTTACCGGAGGGTCAGCTGGAGGCTACGGAGGTGGCATGAGCTGTGGCTTTGGTGGAGGGGCTGGTAGTGGTTTCGGGGGTGGCTTTGGAGGTAGCTATGGCGGATGTTTTGGTGGGGGTTTTGGTGGTGGCTTTGGTGACTTTGGAGGTGGCGATGGTGGCCTCATCTCTGGCAATGAGAAAATCACCATGCAGAATCTCAACGACCGCTTAGCCAACTACCTGGAAAAGGTACGCGCTCTGGAGGCAGCCAATGCTGATCTGGAGGTGAAGATTCGCGACTGGCACATGAAGCAGAGCCCAGCTAGCCCAGAGCGGGACTACAGTGCCTACTACAAGACCATAGAGGAACTTCGGAATAAG ATTCTGGAAGCCACCACAGACAACAACAGGGTCATCCTGGAGATCGACAACGCCAGGCTGGCTGCAGATGACTTCAGGCTCAA gtaCGAAAATGAGCTAACCTTGCGCCAGAGTGTGGAGGCCGACATCAATGGCCTGCGCAGGGTGCTGGATGAACTGACTCTATCTAAGACTGACCTGGAGATGCAGATTGAGAGCCTGAATGAGGAGCTGGTTTACATGAAGAAGAATCATGAGGAG GAGATGAAGGAGTTCAGCAACCAGGTAGTAGGCCAGGTCAACGTGGAGATGGATGCCACCCCTGGCATTGATCTGACCCGTGTGCTGGCTGAGATGAGGGAGCAGTATGAAGCCCTGGCCGAGAAGAATCGGAGGGATGCTGAGGAATGGTTCCAGAGACAG AGTGCAGAGTTGAACAAGGAAGTGTCCTCCAGTGCTGCCATGATCCAGACCAGCAAGACAGAGATCACAGAACTCAGGCGCACACTCCAGGGCCTGGAGATCGAGCTGCAGTCCCAGCTGAGCATG AAAGCTGGCTTGGAAAGCACCTTGGCTGAGACAGAGTGCCGCTACGCCCTGCAACTGCAGCAGATCCAGGGACTCATCAGCAGCATCGAGACCCAGCTGAGTGACCTCCGCAGTGAGATGGAGTGTCAGAACCAGGAATACAAGATGCTGCTGGACATCAAAACACGGCTGGAGCAGGAGATCGCCACCTACCGCAGCCTGCTTGAGGGCCAGGATGCCAA GATGACCGGCTTCAGCAACG GAAATGGCACTGCTTCCTCCTCCAACGCCTCCGTCTCCCCCTCTACTTCCGGTCGCCTGGATTTCCGCAAGTATTAA